In a single window of the Anguilla rostrata isolate EN2019 chromosome 4, ASM1855537v3, whole genome shotgun sequence genome:
- the LOC135254194 gene encoding LOW QUALITY PROTEIN: sodium-dependent phosphate transport protein 2B-like (The sequence of the model RefSeq protein was modified relative to this genomic sequence to represent the inferred CDS: inserted 2 bases in 1 codon) produces the protein MGPRREGDASLETQDNPGGAGDGSKDAPILPAYSTVALVDEEPEPVDPWSLPELHDTGVKWAELDTKGKVLRVVTSIGKFFLLIGFLYMFVCSLDVLSSAFQLVGGKAAGDIFQDNAVLSNPVAGLVIGVMVTVLVQSSSTSSSIIVSMVSSGLLEVQSAVPIIMGANIGTSVTNTIVAMMQAGDRNEFRRAFGGATVHDFFNWLSVLVLLPLEVATGVLYKLTKLMIDSFQIQSGEDAPDLLNVITDPLTNSIIQLDKSVINEIATGDPAARNKSLIKIWCKTETTTVLKNVTVPGPENCTSAALCWVEGNITWTTKNVSETIYLEKCHHLFASAKLSDLAVGLILLALSLLVLCTCLILIVKLLNSMLKGQVAVVIKKILNTDFPFPFSWVTGYLAILVGAGMTFIVQSSSVFTSAITPLVGIGVISIERAYPLTLGSNIGTTTTAILAAMASPGETLANSLQIALVHFXLNISWHPVWYSSRHRCHRMARRFDITGVRCSRLYLLLCFLVMPITVFGLSLAGWQVLVGVGVPFIVLVVAVVIINTMQTRWPQRLPAVLRTWDFLPRWMHSLAPLDRVVTAAASFCGRRCCCCCKCCKCAGSGYDSEGEGEGEKKPRPLEMYDNPALTQDGEPELARRDVEGGNAGDPKATKM, from the exons ATGGGTCCACGACGGGAAGGCGATGCTTCTTTGGAGACTCAGGATAATCCAG GGGGGGCCGGGGACGGGTCCAAGGATGCTCCGATCCTCCCGGCATATTCCACCGTGGCGCTGGTGGACGAGGAGCCCGAGCCGGTCGACCCCTGGAGTCTTCCGGAACTCCACGACACCGGAGTGAAGTGGGCAG AATTGGACACGAAAGGGAAGGTTTTGCGTGTTGTGACGTCTATCGGGAAGTTTTTCCTGCTGATTGGATTCCTCTACATGTTTGTCTGCTCCCTGGACGTGCTGAGCTCAGCTTTCCAGCTGGTGGGAG GGAAGGCTGCAGGGGACATATTCCAGGACAACGCGGTGCTGTCCAACCCGGTGGCGGGCCTGGTGATCGGGGTGATGGTGACTGTGCTGGTGCAGagctccagcacctccagctCCATCATAGTCAGCATGGTGTCCTCAGGCT TGCTGGAGGTCCAGTCTGCTGTTCCGATCATCATGGGGGCGAACATCGGCACGTCGGTCACCAACACCATCGTGGCCATGATGCAGGCCGGAGATCGAAATGAGTTCCGCAG GGCGTTCGGTGGAGCCACGGTCCACGACTTCTTTAACTGGCTGTcggtgctggtgctgctgcctCTGGAGGTCGCCACGGGCGTCCTGTACAAGCTCACCAAGCTGATGATCGACTCCTTCCAGATCCAGTCTGGCGAGGACGCTCCCGACTTGCTCAATGTCATCACCGACCCCCTCACCAACTCCATCATTCAG CTCGACAAATCCGTGATCAATGAAATTGCCACCGGTGACCCAGCAGCCAGAAACAAGAGTCTGATCAAGATCTGGTGCAAAACCGAGACCACTACG GTACTCAAAAATGTGACGGTGCCTGGGCCAGAGAACTGCACcagtgctgccctctgctgggtGGAGGGGAACATAACGTGGACGACAAAGAATGTGTCTGAGACCATTTACCTGGAGAAGT GCCATCACCTGTTTGCCAGTGCGAAGCTGTCGGACCTGGCGGTGGGCCTGATCCTGCTGGCCCTGTCCCTCCTGGTGCTCTGCACCTGCCTCATCCTCATTGTCAAACTGCTCAACTCCATGCTGAAGGGCCAGGTGGCCGTGGTCATCAAGAAGATCCTCAACACAG acttccccttccccttcagCTGGGTTACAGGCTACCTGGCCATCTTGGTGGGAGCAGGAATGACCTTCATCGTCCAGAGCAGCTCGGTGTTCACTTCCGCCATCACCCCACTCGTGG GTATTGGGGTGATCAGCATTGAGAGAGCATACCCCCTCACTTTGGGCTCCAACATCGGCACAACCACCACCGCCATCCTCGCTGCAATGGCCAGCCCTGGAGAGACGCTGGCCAACTCACTGCAG ATCGCTCTGGTGCACTT TCTCAACATCAGCTGGCATCCTGTGTGGTACTCATCCCGTCACCGGTGCCATCGCATGGCCAGGCGCTTCGATATCACGGGCGTACGCTGTTCGCGCCTCTACCTGCTGCTGTGCTTCCTGGTGATGCCCATCACCGTCTTCGGCCTGTCGCTGGCCGGCTGGCAGGTGCTGGTCGGGGTGGGCGTGCCCTTCATCGTCCTGGTGGTGGCCGTCGTCATCATCAACACCATGCAGACGCGCTGGCCTCAGCGGCTGCCCGCCGTCCTCCGCACCTGGGACTTCCTGCCCCGCTGGATGCACTCCCTGGCGCCCTTGGACCGGGTGGTCACCGCGGCGGCGTCCTTCTGCGGcaggcgctgctgctgctgctgcaagtGCTGCAAGTGCGCCGGCTCCGGGTACGAcagcgagggcgagggcgagggcgagaagaagccccgccccctggagATGTACGACAACCCCGCCCTGACGCAGGACGGCGAGCCGGAGCTCGCCAGGAGGGACGTGGAGGGAGGGAATGCAGGCGACCCCAAAGCGACAAAAATGTAA